The proteins below come from a single Nostoc sp. KVJ3 genomic window:
- a CDS encoding serine/threonine-protein kinase, translating to MQSPITVGTVLQNRYRIIQILGQGGFGRTYLAEDQRRFNELCAIKELISTATEALAREKAQELFHREAAILYQIEHPQVPKFRERFEQDQRLFLVEDYVAGQTYRAMLDERLAVGRTFTEPEVLQLIQLLLPVLEHIHSRGIIHRDISPENIILRDSDAKPVLIDFGVVKELATRLRSPESAMPETTVGKLGYSPSEQMQTGGAYPSSDLYALAVSAIVLLTGKEPRDLFDENQLTWNWQRRVKVSPRFAVVLNRMLNHIPSDRYQSAASVSQALQPLEQVSLPPLNASNLQTMAVSRRPDLVIPPVSPKKQPDPVIPPSPSNSVLDNPLAIAAIAIAVVIVAGFGSWALVSSIRSQPKPSPSETLPQNFPSPVISGGTTFTSTPTSTPTNNQPVVSSKRLNLGANNTVTVKDTLKTNQIIRYTFFGREGDKLTAFIEPGSSVLLTVLSPNQQPIDNSTQQVTAYQGTLLVTGRYTIELTLLSGAAESSYNLNIALEKPVKLTPTETPIPIPTEIPIPIPTQTPIPTETPIPIPTQTPIPIPTETPIPIPTPPTGETPTFPPTDGTQPFSGQRN from the coding sequence ATGCAATCACCCATTACAGTTGGTACTGTCTTGCAAAACCGTTACCGCATAATTCAAATTCTCGGACAAGGAGGATTTGGTAGAACCTACCTGGCAGAAGACCAGAGGCGCTTTAACGAACTTTGCGCGATCAAAGAATTGATTTCAACAGCAACAGAGGCTTTAGCTAGGGAGAAGGCACAAGAGCTTTTTCACCGAGAAGCGGCTATTTTGTATCAAATAGAACACCCACAAGTGCCTAAGTTCCGGGAAAGATTTGAGCAAGACCAGCGCTTGTTTTTGGTGGAGGACTACGTTGCAGGTCAGACGTACCGAGCCATGCTGGATGAACGGCTAGCCGTTGGTCGAACTTTCACAGAGCCGGAAGTATTGCAACTGATCCAGTTGTTGTTGCCTGTTTTAGAGCATATTCATAGTCGAGGGATTATTCACCGGGATATCTCGCCAGAAAATATTATTTTGCGAGATAGTGACGCTAAACCTGTGTTAATTGACTTTGGGGTGGTGAAGGAACTGGCAACACGTTTGCGATCGCCAGAGAGCGCTATGCCAGAAACCACTGTGGGAAAATTAGGCTACTCTCCTAGCGAACAAATGCAAACAGGGGGAGCTTACCCTAGTAGTGACTTGTATGCGTTAGCGGTGAGTGCGATTGTTTTGCTGACTGGAAAAGAACCAAGGGATCTATTTGATGAAAATCAACTAACTTGGAATTGGCAGCGACGGGTAAAAGTGAGTCCGCGATTTGCTGTAGTGTTGAATCGAATGTTGAATCATATACCGAGCGATCGCTATCAGAGTGCTGCTAGTGTATCTCAAGCACTCCAGCCTTTAGAGCAAGTCAGTCTTCCTCCTCTGAATGCCTCTAATTTGCAGACAATGGCTGTTAGTCGCCGTCCTGACTTAGTAATACCACCAGTTTCGCCCAAGAAACAACCCGATCCTGTGATTCCACCAAGTCCTAGTAACTCAGTCTTGGATAATCCCTTAGCGATCGCAGCAATTGCCATTGCTGTAGTGATTGTTGCCGGATTTGGTTCTTGGGCGTTGGTCAGTTCTATTCGCAGTCAGCCAAAACCATCACCAAGTGAGACGCTTCCACAAAATTTTCCTTCCCCAGTTATTTCTGGTGGGACTACATTTACATCTACACCTACATCTACACCCACCAACAATCAACCCGTTGTATCTAGTAAACGCCTCAATTTAGGAGCAAATAACACAGTCACGGTTAAGGATACTCTCAAAACAAATCAAATAATTAGGTACACTTTTTTTGGACGAGAAGGTGACAAATTAACTGCATTTATTGAACCAGGAAGCAGCGTTTTACTCACAGTTTTAAGTCCCAATCAACAACCAATTGATAATAGTACTCAACAAGTAACAGCATATCAAGGCACATTACTGGTTACTGGTAGATATACTATTGAATTAACATTACTTTCAGGAGCAGCCGAAAGCAGTTACAACCTGAATATTGCCTTAGAAAAACCAGTCAAACTAACACCTACAGAAACACCGATTCCAATTCCCACAGAGATACCGATTCCAATTCCTACACAGACACCAATTCCCACAGAAACACCGATTCCAATTCCTACACAGACACCAATTCCAATTCCCACAGAAACACCGATTCCAATTCCAACTCCGCCCACTGGTGAAACGCCAACTTTTCCGCCAACTGATGGAACACAACCATTTTCGGGCCAAAGAAATTAA
- a CDS encoding glycosyltransferase family 39 protein: protein MTKTLSQKDSLTQKESKYYISVITVIILGAFLRFFLLGNQSLWYDEGLSLTNSDASTFQESISIVRHIGNSDKFQPLYFIVLFGWRQVFGESEFALRSLSAVLGIGSTIFVFLTALRIYGKKHALWSLLIITLSSFCVYYSQEARIYALAMFIASLQLYFFSKVLVKNEDNQISSKLLFAIFTALGMFCNITMWFSTTALCLSHIAIYRNFKQWLQWWVPAAVLSIPSIVYHLTLPGATNPETIQINRSAFPIIQNILFVLNGILVGITYGPSTDELRGDNRVQVVLSYWPHILLLLIVSSVIFLTLIKVLLKHKKNNIAKHPDYFFAFLFVMAFLMGLFLALAAKLNWLPRYSYYLWLPLAILIPSVLSQRPAISSKRQGISQFAKIAVISLIFLNVYSLFNYYFNNNYQRDDYRSATHYIIKNRTSSTKSVFLYGNPRLFRYYGDTLSLDARDLGDSLKGGSISVKFAQEIEKLTNSADTVFIVVNREHLFPKGVIEKNMSDLYNLDSEVSFAYFKIYRFPKKKN from the coding sequence ATGACTAAAACCTTAAGCCAGAAAGATTCTTTAACACAGAAAGAGTCTAAATATTATATATCTGTTATTACAGTAATTATTTTAGGTGCTTTTCTCCGCTTTTTTCTGTTGGGAAACCAGAGTCTTTGGTATGACGAAGGTTTGAGCTTAACTAATTCTGATGCCTCGACATTTCAAGAGAGTATCTCGATAGTTAGACACATAGGAAATAGTGATAAATTTCAACCACTATACTTTATAGTTTTGTTTGGCTGGCGACAGGTATTTGGTGAATCTGAATTTGCCCTTCGCTCACTCTCTGCTGTTTTAGGAATTGGCTCAACTATCTTTGTATTCTTGACTGCTTTGCGGATATACGGGAAAAAGCATGCCTTATGGTCTCTGCTAATCATAACACTCAGTTCTTTTTGTGTTTATTATAGCCAAGAGGCAAGAATTTATGCTTTAGCGATGTTTATAGCCTCGCTTCAACTCTACTTCTTTAGTAAGGTATTAGTTAAAAATGAAGATAATCAAATAAGTTCAAAATTGCTGTTCGCGATTTTTACTGCATTAGGAATGTTTTGTAACATTACTATGTGGTTTTCTACTACAGCCCTATGTTTATCTCACATTGCCATATATAGAAATTTTAAGCAATGGCTACAATGGTGGGTTCCTGCTGCGGTTTTATCTATACCATCAATTGTGTATCACCTGACTTTACCTGGAGCAACTAATCCAGAAACAATTCAAATTAATCGTTCAGCATTCCCCATAATTCAAAATATTCTTTTCGTTTTAAATGGTATTTTAGTTGGGATAACCTATGGGCCTTCAACCGATGAGTTGCGTGGTGACAATAGAGTACAGGTTGTGCTAAGTTACTGGCCACATATACTCTTATTGTTGATTGTCAGTAGTGTAATTTTCCTGACTTTAATAAAAGTTTTATTAAAACACAAGAAAAACAATATAGCGAAACATCCTGATTACTTTTTTGCTTTTCTTTTTGTGATGGCATTTTTAATGGGATTGTTCTTAGCTCTAGCCGCAAAACTTAATTGGTTGCCGCGTTACTCTTATTATCTTTGGTTGCCACTTGCTATACTTATCCCCTCAGTTTTGAGTCAAAGACCTGCTATTAGTTCAAAGCGTCAGGGAATATCTCAGTTTGCCAAAATTGCTGTCATCTCTCTGATATTTCTGAACGTTTATTCTCTTTTTAACTACTACTTTAATAATAACTATCAGAGAGATGACTACCGCTCTGCAACCCACTACATTATAAAAAATCGTACCTCTTCTACAAAATCTGTATTTTTATATGGTAATCCCAGGTTATTTAGATACTACGGTGACACTCTAAGTCTGGATGCTAGGGATTTGGGAGATAGCTTAAAAGGGGGGAGCATTAGTGTAAAATTTGCACAAGAAATTGAAAAATTAACAAATAGTGCAGATACAGTTTTTATAGTAGTTAATCGGGAACATCTGTTCCCGAAAGGGGTGATTGAAAAAAATATGAGTGATTTGTATAATCTGGATTCTGAAGTTAGTTTTGCATATTTTAAAATCTATCGTTTTCCCAAGAAGAAAAATTGA
- a CDS encoding small multidrug resistance protein, translating into MNNSIVFSLLILTTVALNTLAQNLLKLGAGQNPLNIYLLGGICTYGVSTIFYVVVLGKLNLSVAYPIVIGLTITATMITGAVVLREKILISQWLGAGLMLSGIWAIALGKH; encoded by the coding sequence ATGAATAACTCGATAGTTTTTAGTTTACTGATTTTAACCACAGTTGCTTTAAATACGCTAGCTCAAAATCTCTTGAAACTAGGAGCAGGGCAAAATCCTTTAAATATTTATTTATTAGGAGGAATTTGTACCTATGGTGTGAGTACAATTTTTTACGTGGTAGTTTTAGGAAAGCTGAATTTATCTGTTGCCTATCCAATAGTAATAGGATTAACAATTACAGCCACAATGATTACTGGTGCTGTAGTTTTGCGAGAAAAAATCTTAATTTCCCAATGGTTAGGAGCAGGTTTGATGCTGAGTGGTATCTGGGCAATCGCTTTAGGTAAACATTGA
- a CDS encoding YqeG family HAD IIIA-type phosphatase translates to MKNLTVVFRKLFSTLALRLHLLIHGNNPIGFKSNSHKLPRRAYTLASIEIDSLKNFRIQGIILDLDNTIVSEDDKYLSPYAEDWITQAKLAGLQFFILSNGKRRYRVKYWSHRLDIPALSPAKKPFLPAFRQAIAYMGLPAQHVIVIGDSLHTDFVGSLLCGCGFIQVSSLPHPPRWWEKFAGKWVQIPYPSGVELWDFDGAYES, encoded by the coding sequence ATGAAAAATCTTACAGTTGTTTTCAGAAAACTCTTCAGCACTCTTGCCTTGCGGCTGCATTTGCTCATTCATGGAAACAACCCAATAGGTTTTAAAAGTAACTCCCACAAACTACCACGACGTGCTTATACACTAGCAAGCATCGAAATTGATTCACTAAAAAACTTTAGAATTCAAGGGATAATTCTAGATTTAGACAACACTATTGTGTCAGAAGATGACAAGTACCTATCTCCTTATGCAGAAGATTGGATTACCCAAGCAAAGTTAGCCGGATTACAATTTTTTATCCTTTCAAATGGGAAACGTCGTTATCGCGTCAAATATTGGTCTCATCGTCTTGATATTCCGGCACTAAGTCCAGCGAAAAAACCCTTTCTCCCTGCATTTCGACAGGCAATAGCCTATATGGGTCTACCCGCACAACATGTAATTGTTATTGGTGATAGTTTACATACTGATTTCGTGGGATCGCTACTTTGTGGATGTGGCTTCATCCAAGTTTCCAGCCTACCGCACCCGCCCCGATGGTGGGAAAAATTCGCTGGTAAATGGGTGCAAATACCTTATCCATCTGGAGTAGAACTTTGGGATTTTGACGGTGCTTATGAAAGCTAA
- a CDS encoding class I SAM-dependent methyltransferase: MNSFSLAEEMKLPSQRMSGLAALKTRYRPFICPLDMVLEKIPEGARLYDIGCGTGALLYLALKLRSAKVAHGYDISPEAVKAAAAFAMEPEVFQVFHLHPEETPPDLHGYDTVTMIDVLHHIPPQLQDDFLRKTIARMDSGARLIIKDIEASKIIGSFLNQLHDLLLAREWVHQRRSKDLVQVFQSMGATVSRPVLRWTLWYPHFQIVVLVP; the protein is encoded by the coding sequence ATGAATAGTTTTAGCCTTGCTGAAGAAATGAAATTACCTTCTCAAAGGATGTCTGGGCTTGCTGCACTAAAAACGCGCTACCGCCCATTTATCTGTCCTCTTGATATGGTTCTTGAAAAGATTCCAGAAGGCGCGCGTCTTTATGATATTGGCTGCGGAACAGGAGCCTTACTCTATCTAGCTTTAAAGTTACGCTCCGCAAAAGTAGCTCATGGTTATGATATTTCCCCTGAAGCTGTGAAAGCTGCTGCGGCTTTTGCAATGGAACCTGAAGTATTTCAGGTTTTTCATTTGCATCCAGAAGAAACCCCCCCAGATTTGCATGGATATGACACTGTCACCATGATTGATGTTCTGCACCATATTCCTCCACAACTACAGGACGATTTTCTCCGTAAAACAATTGCACGGATGGATTCGGGAGCAAGACTGATTATTAAAGACATTGAGGCATCTAAAATTATTGGGTCTTTTCTAAATCAGCTTCATGATTTGTTGCTGGCGAGAGAATGGGTTCACCAACGCCGAAGCAAGGATCTTGTTCAGGTTTTCCAATCAATGGGAGCCACAGTTAGCCGACCAGTACTCCGTTGGACTCTTTGGTATCCACACTTTCAAATTGTTGTACTAGTCCCTTAA
- a CDS encoding decaprenyl-phosphate phosphoribosyltransferase, translated as MDSRRTSVVEKSVTAIVTSSKKSGYYLAAMRPRQWTKNLVVFAAPLFAFSISLQFLLSSLLAFVLFCCASSSFYLINDIVDVESDRQHPVKCKRPIAAGLVSVRVATVMAFVLLSSALTFGWLRSPQLGAAITGYALLQVAYNLRLKRMVILDVGAIATGFVLRAYAGAAATGIVLSSWFLICTAMLALFLGIEKRKAELRLAQIKGNKPRAVLRYYSLPLLARMENVVTTCTVVTYALWSAGPYLHGAPTSWMLLTLPFVLYGIFRYQLLSDPQEIANYADDHPEQGGRSERPEEVLLKDLPILATVVGWIITCFLILLLKHHGMIE; from the coding sequence ATGGACTCTCGACGGACTTCAGTAGTAGAAAAATCTGTAACTGCCATAGTAACTAGTTCTAAGAAGTCGGGGTACTATCTAGCTGCTATGCGACCGAGGCAATGGACGAAAAACCTAGTAGTGTTTGCAGCACCATTATTTGCATTTAGCATCAGTCTACAATTTTTACTAAGTAGCTTATTGGCATTTGTCTTATTTTGCTGTGCATCAAGTAGCTTCTACTTAATCAATGACATCGTAGATGTTGAATCTGACCGTCAGCACCCTGTTAAGTGCAAGCGACCAATTGCTGCGGGATTAGTTAGCGTTCGGGTTGCTACTGTGATGGCCTTCGTGCTGTTGAGTAGTGCTTTGACTTTTGGGTGGTTGCGATCGCCCCAATTGGGTGCAGCCATAACTGGATACGCTCTATTGCAAGTCGCTTACAATCTCCGACTCAAACGGATGGTGATTTTGGATGTTGGAGCGATCGCTACCGGATTTGTCCTCCGAGCCTATGCAGGTGCTGCTGCGACCGGCATTGTTTTATCCAGTTGGTTTTTAATCTGCACTGCAATGCTGGCACTATTCTTAGGCATTGAAAAGCGCAAAGCAGAACTGCGATTAGCACAAATTAAAGGCAACAAACCTCGTGCTGTCCTCAGATATTATTCCTTGCCCTTACTAGCTCGCATGGAAAATGTCGTTACTACTTGTACAGTCGTCACCTATGCTCTTTGGAGTGCAGGCCCGTATCTACATGGGGCACCCACCTCTTGGATGCTACTGACTTTGCCGTTTGTTTTGTATGGAATTTTTCGCTATCAACTACTCAGCGATCCCCAAGAAATTGCCAATTACGCTGACGATCATCCAGAACAAGGTGGACGTAGTGAGCGCCCAGAAGAAGTTTTATTGAAGGACTTGCCAATACTAGCCACAGTTGTTGGTTGGATTATTACCTGCTTTTTGATTCTCTTACTCAAGCATCATGGAATGATCGAATAA
- a CDS encoding ribose-phosphate pyrophosphokinase, with product MNLNRGSAVLSSATFKVQPSATGLSDNNRLRLFSGSANLQLSQEVARYVGMDLGPMIRKRFADGELYVQIQESIRGCDVYLIQPCCQPVNDHLMELMIMVDACRRASARQVTAVIPYYGYARADRKTAGRESITAKLVANLITEAGANRVLAMDLHSAQIQGYFDIPFDHVYGSPVLLDYLASKQLPDLVVVSPDVGGVARARAFAKKLNDAPLAIIDKRRQAHNVAEVLNVIGDVRGKTAVLVDDMIDTGGTIAEGARLLREEGASQVYACATHAVFSPPAMERLSSGLFEEVIVTNTIPIPENNRFPQLVVLSVANLLGETIWRIHEDTSVSSMFR from the coding sequence ATGAATTTAAATAGAGGATCTGCTGTTCTCAGTTCTGCAACTTTCAAAGTGCAACCATCTGCAACAGGACTGAGCGATAATAATCGCTTGCGGCTGTTTTCTGGCTCTGCAAATTTACAATTGTCTCAAGAAGTCGCTCGTTATGTGGGCATGGACTTGGGGCCAATGATTCGCAAAAGATTTGCGGATGGAGAACTTTATGTTCAAATCCAAGAATCAATTCGGGGTTGTGATGTCTATTTAATCCAACCATGTTGTCAACCCGTGAACGATCATTTAATGGAATTAATGATTATGGTTGACGCTTGTCGTCGAGCTTCTGCACGACAGGTAACAGCAGTAATTCCCTACTATGGCTATGCCCGTGCCGATCGCAAAACGGCAGGACGAGAGTCAATTACCGCCAAGTTGGTTGCTAACTTGATTACTGAAGCAGGTGCTAACCGCGTTTTGGCAATGGATTTACACTCGGCTCAAATTCAAGGTTATTTCGATATTCCCTTTGATCATGTTTATGGTTCGCCAGTATTGCTGGATTATTTAGCGAGTAAACAACTGCCCGATCTTGTGGTTGTTTCCCCCGATGTTGGCGGTGTAGCACGAGCCAGAGCATTTGCAAAAAAACTCAATGATGCCCCACTAGCAATTATTGACAAACGTCGTCAGGCACATAATGTTGCAGAAGTGTTAAATGTCATTGGTGACGTTAGAGGCAAAACAGCAGTGCTGGTGGATGACATGATTGACACTGGAGGCACGATCGCAGAAGGAGCGCGATTACTGCGTGAAGAGGGAGCTAGTCAGGTATACGCGTGTGCAACTCATGCGGTATTCTCTCCACCAGCGATGGAACGATTATCCAGTGGTTTGTTTGAGGAAGTGATTGTCACCAATACGATCCCCATACCAGAAAACAATCGTTTTCCCCAATTAGTAGTGCTGTCAGTAGCTAATCTTTTAGGAGAAACTATTTGGCGGATTCATGAAGATACTTCAGTTAGTAGTATGTTCCGCTAA
- a CDS encoding Uma2 family endonuclease, whose amino-acid sequence MVTTPKKVISVLPLENGDRLSRCEFERRYQAMPHLRKAELVEGVVYIMASPLRIKSHGEPHGDLIGWLWNYKTATPGVVLGIEPTVRLDPDNEPQPDAVLFIPGRQALISEDDYIQGAPELVIEVAASSAAIDLHDKKRTYRRNGVQEYIVWRTLDNQLDWFRLQADEYVSLPTDEQGIIRSQVFPGLWLPVLALLSGEMATVLSVLQAGLAGTEHQEFMQKLNENMGNRE is encoded by the coding sequence ATGGTTACAACTCCTAAAAAAGTGATTTCAGTTTTACCTCTGGAAAATGGTGATCGCTTATCTCGCTGCGAATTTGAGCGTCGCTATCAGGCAATGCCGCATTTAAGAAAAGCTGAACTGGTTGAAGGAGTTGTATATATCATGGCATCGCCACTGAGAATTAAAAGTCATGGGGAACCACATGGAGATTTGATCGGGTGGTTGTGGAACTATAAAACGGCAACGCCTGGTGTTGTTTTGGGAATTGAACCCACAGTGCGTTTAGATCCAGATAATGAACCACAGCCTGACGCGGTACTATTCATTCCGGGCAGACAGGCGTTGATTAGTGAGGATGATTATATCCAAGGCGCACCCGAACTAGTGATAGAAGTGGCAGCAAGCAGTGCAGCCATAGATTTACATGATAAAAAACGCACCTATCGACGGAATGGAGTACAGGAGTATATTGTCTGGCGAACATTAGATAATCAGTTGGATTGGTTTAGACTGCAAGCGGACGAGTATGTTTCGCTACCAACCGATGAGCAGGGAATTATTCGCAGTCAGGTGTTTCCGGGGTTATGGTTGCCAGTACTTGCCTTACTGTCAGGAGAAATGGCAACGGTGTTATCTGTGTTACAAGCAGGTTTAGCTGGCACTGAACATCAAGAGTTTATGCAAAAGTTGAATGAGAATATGGGAAATAGGGAATAG